From the genome of Dermacentor andersoni chromosome 3, qqDerAnde1_hic_scaffold, whole genome shotgun sequence:
CTATCCGTCTTGCTACTGGTGCGTTCAAgactagccccgtagaaagcctgtatgctgaatctaacgaatggtccctacatcttcaaagaacatatttaagtctCTCTTACGCCCTCAAAGTGAAATCAGATTTCCATCATCCATGTCATCCAGTTATTCACGACCTGTCTACGGCTAGGCTTTTCCGTAACCCCCCAAGTactagacctcctctgtcccttcggttggaagcatTGTCCGAAGAAACGGGCGCGTTGATtttagagaatgtcctaatggcaactatgcggcttccaccgccttgggagtggaagactatcgaatgtgacgtgtcgtttgcagaaatatcaaaacgagcacctgaggcacacatacggtcacattttcttgagcttcagaagaagtattcttgtgctgaatttcACACGGATGCCTCTAAGTCTCcttctggtgttgcttacgcagcacaaggaccagcatttttaatatccggtacattgaacccacacacatgtatttttacagcggaagcatatgcaATACTCTTTGCAGTAAAGCACATCAATGAAAAGAATCTGACTAGGGCTATTGGGTtcacagactcattgagtgtagtccAAGCCGTAATGAATGTACGTAAATATTAAAACACTGTCTTTAATCTATTGTATACATTAAAGACcattgctatgctcagcttatagtgctaaacaaacgatcatcctatgctgggtacctggccccTGTGGCTTAAAAGTCAACGAAGCGgctgacgagaaagctacttcggtagcttttagtgacacggaCTTAAACATACCGATCGTagccacagatcttaaagcatacttgcgtcacaagctgaaaatccactggcagcaacagtggaatgctCAGATATCAAATAtactgcacttgataaaacccaaattaggatattgggtatcgGAAGGAACACCGCGATTtaacgaagtgctcctttgccgattaagaataggacacacttacggcactcactcttaccACGTGACTGGTGGCAATCCTCCGACTTGTTGTAAGTGCGGCCAAAATCTCACAGTTCTGCccgttcttattcaatgccctgcagtAGAACCACAGAGGAAAAAATGTATTTcatttctgcatatcgcgaaaatatacctcttcacccgaatttttttcttagcagtgaaccgctttttaatccgaaactagtCTTAGAAGTTTTAGCTGAAACACACACTctggaaatcatttggccagggaaTTTTTAACGCACGTATAACCGCCCCTGTACTCAAAGAATTTCTTGAAGCTAAAGTGTCAacgttatgttttattgcatcatgctcTTAACGAAaccccattgccatagcccacagcactacttagtgccattattttagcaacaatatattttacgccatccaCAGCAACAGATtttagacctttttacagccatgtcacatataccatgaggaattcattgtctaCAGCACTCACAATGCACCGTAAACATTACACTCGTCatggcgctccttggccatacctggcccttgcgccataaaaccccacacATCAAGCAAAGGTGTGCCTGGCCCGTTGGCCAGCGAATGTGACGTAATAATGCGAGCAGCTTCGGTCGTAGCATGCGAGCAGACGGCGACACAGAAACAGTTTGCTCATTTCTTGTGTCGTCACTTTTGCGTCAAGGTGCAAAAGCAAATATTTAAACACAGATCGATTGGCcgctgctgcggtagcccatgagtacagatagcaaagtcgctagggaaataattgggggcaccgtaatgaaattGACAGGTTAAAAGTAAAAGCCGTCCACTACGCCATCTCTCCTAGAAGCTGTGCGCTGCTCGGACGTCAAGAATGTGTGCCCACTGAAAAAAGGCTGCCATGGAGTGCTTCGGACGGTTACCGGAGCTGGTTTACTCCGTACcttcatagagaaagaaatataacAAGAAGGGACCCTCGGCAAGAAGTGGCAACAGGAAAGACGTCACGCTATGGTATTAACGCCAACGGTTTGCTGCCGCCAGCATCGAAAAAaagagaatgtgaaatgagattaacagaaactgttttatttttttattctttcctggCAAAAGTAAACATATCTTCGTgtaaattaaactttgcggcttacttccgttgcctagcggcAGGCGAATCGGCGGATGCCGAGCCAGATGCAttcgtcattcgtcagacacaccgccgaagccaGAGAGgccggccgcgcatctgagcgttggcctgttccgtcacccgtctgcctgttgttctatttttggatttagcctggtttggtgggctccCGGTGAATTCTTGCGTCccttctgaacttcgacatggcaccactgcactgtgacaaggaacaagaatggtggtggcaaatgctacacagtgaatcactctctgaccaattacgggcagtccagaaggcccacgatgtggctgaagggcttggcctgacagCCCCAGGCTTAGGGGGTTAGATCTTAGGGGGTTAGATCTAGAGGGGGTTAGGCTTAGGCTTAGATCAACCTtaggttgacgcgggccgctcccacgagcggcccgcgtcaacctaaggttgatcttcaggacacaataaatttcttcataccataccataccactgcactattggaccgcggcaaggtgagaaactttgttcgacagtcggcgacgcatttcaagcaattaggcttacgcaTGGcactaggctagacttgtgacgtagttaacgaaaaacagcgtggccgtcgtggcgCAGTTAACTTGAACTAATGGCTTGTACTGGAAGATGTTTGCGACGATTTCAAAGCGTCCCAATATTTTAACTTATCTCGGTACTTTTTGGGCACGCCAGTTGCACAGGGAACTGTGACGCAGTTTAGCGCGCACTGaatcttagtgggacaagttttggcgctttctctgaccctcaacattattgtaactaatttcgttactttttgggggtacttttcaagcgtaGGGGACGCGCCTGGCCCTGTGACGCGgttaacgaaaagcagctcggccgtggtgcgcagttAAGTATCGCGCTTTAATGCACCGACAAGTTCATGGAGCTTTCTCTGACGCCAAACATTGtttaaaattattttcggtactttctttttgttttacgaggcacgctcgccgcgcctgtcgtgaTGCAGCGAagagcagctcggccgtggtgacaggtTGGCGcatactgaatcttactgcgacaagtttgtggcaatttttatggCCCCACAACAATTTGTCTTGTTTCGGTACTCACGCTcatcgaaaacgcgacgagcaagtaccaagagtgataacacgagagcgtgttgcttgcgccggcagaacacGCGAAAggtaacgccaaggagctcaaacgtcAGGAATTGTAACTACAAAATTCTGTCTTCTTAACGAATGAACACATACTTGGCACCCGCACTTTTGTCTTGAGTGCAAGAAGAaagaattctgcgagcgtccagcatggtctcGTTGAGAGCCTGCGTTGTTGCCAcgtctgtgtattcgtagcgtactatcgcgtcggttgtagccaagttcagGAAACGCACAGTAGCGCGTGTATTCGGGCTAATAAAGTGCAGGAAGTAAGGcttgggaagaggggaatgcttcgAAAGAGaatgttttcgtggtatgtaTGGTATTGTTCGGGATGAGTGGGGCATTTTCTACGCCGGGTATAAAAAatcgaactgcttttgtttgtattgGCACTCATTCACCACTTTCACATGCTTCACCTCTACACGCACTAgctgacgtcgtctggtggagcttcctacgggaactactgctgcttacctggtgccacaacgttggatgaatgcacagaAGGCGCGCAATGATCATCTACATAAAATAATatgaacatttcctcatttcacaaggcgtcttgagTCTATAAAATTGCACGTGacacatattcgatggaggcttgtaaagatcgctcacaatcaattttacttaataaaCGATTTCGCACGAATACCACGTGCGGTCGAGCTTCGCGGCGTTGCGAAGTTCAGTGCACACGAAAAGttaataattattttatttttaatttgttgacgtcatcaccgtGTCACCgggggaagtttgaaaagtttaagctCAGTACACCACGTGGtagcactcacgcgaactaaaccctcctGTCTAGAAAAGCTGGATACTATGGTCGTGCAGTAACATCAGTTCCAAGATTTTAGGCCGCTCACTTGCCGACGTAGTTAGCAATCAACCTACGCCCGAATTTTCCCTTTCTAAGGCTGTATATTGTTATTTAGCAGCCTACCTACCCCCAGCAGTTTTACAAGTGTCGGCAGgacgccatagccacaaagcaagaATGACGAAATTTTCCCTTTTCTTGTTTTACTCGTTTCGCAGTGCGCCGTGGTGCAGGAGGCCTGGTACATGACTTACACCTCGGTGGATTTATTCGAGCTGCACAGTAACGCGACGTGTTGGCGGTTTACTGTCGTCACAGCGCTTCCCAACGGCGCGACTTTATCACTGCTTCAGTATGAACCGAATGGAACTTCGTAAGTATGAGCACCTGTCTCCATGGGCATTAAGGAAAGTTACGGCAGAAGGCACCTCACAAATTTTGACGTTAACGTTACGAGCATTGCAGCAATTCACCGAGTCACTGTGTTGCGAACGCCGAAGTGCATCATGTTAAAGAAGCCCATGCAGCCCGGCTCTTTTCTCGCGGTGCGCACTTAACACACTGCACTATTGTACACACAGCACCCCCCGAGTCCGCCAGTGGTGCTTCTTTGAAAATGTATTCAGACAAGATTGCCTTATATAATGTGGTTTCGATTGCATATGGCAAGGGTTAAACTTTAGAAGGAATTTCGGTTTTGTCGTTCGAGAGCGCCACATACCCATTGACACATACACAGTGAAACATTCCTAGTGATCAAAGTTGGCTTCAAAAAGGTTCGTTGATGAGCGTAGCATACCCAGTGTCCGATACCCAGGTGCGCAATTTTGTCAGAGGGGTCTATTAAAGAGCCGCACAAAACCAATGGAACATATCCAGGGGCCCAAGTTGATCCCATGCTTCGTTCGGAATGTAGTTTCTTCAGCGCAGTTCGGTTGTATCCATCAAACCATGTACAACCCACTGGCCCAAAGTGGCGGGATAACGGTCTCTCACATCGTCAGGTAGCTACCGGGAAGTGTGTCAAGTACCCtaggaatgctaatcgcattaagatTTCAACTGACTAAAACAAAATGACACCTACGCAATGCGAATCATTCTCGATTTGCTGTCGAATTGCTACTATATATCATGTAGGGTGAGTCggttaacgttagccaagctattcaacgaaaaaaagaacattgtgcaAGATAAAGTTTTAAAACTCAAGGCGTTCTGTCGTCAGACCTCTGGGGACCGAGCACATCAGTATTAAAATTGTGTCTGGCACCGCGTTTTTACGCTTTTACTGTTGTTGTTTTCGTTCAACAGCTTGGCTAGAAGAATGGTTGCTTGCTGGGCTGGTTGTCTCATTGCCACTTATGTAACAACGCGAAAAATAAATAAGGGAGGACTATAGAGACCGAGTGaaaagagcgctgacttccaattgTTTATTTTACTCACGATGCTAGGCATATGTACACATATGAAGCGCCAGCAGGAAAcagaaccaaaaaaagaaaaagaaagaaaagcagcaacAATGAGTATGAATGTCACAAGATAATATAACCAAGCTCCTAATCGCCAACCACATATAACCTTTAGCTCTTCCTTGGTCACTGTAAGTGGTGGTATGCTTACGCACCCCTCCCCGGCACGAGCAATCCTGACAGCCTCGTTTATTTCTCTGACGCACTGATCATCATGTCGAGAAACAATCCCGCTTTTTTTGAACTTAGGCACGCATGGATTGGTACGACGACGCATAGACTTACCACATTTACGGCAGTGTAAGCTAAGCTGGCCCTGATTGCCGTCACTTATATTTTTCTTGTGCTCCTTAAGTCTCGTGTTTATGCATCTGCCAGTCTGTCCAATCTATTCCCGTCCGCAATACAACGGCACGCGATAGACGACATGCTCGTTTCAAGAGACAGAACGCTTTTGGTGTTGGAATGTGCATGGTTTTTTTCTATTTCCTATTGCGcggctttcttttcttgcaaaGCATTGAAATTATTAGTGGAGCCTTTGATCAGTCAATGTCAGGAGAGATTGGTGTTCTGGGTAGCGGACAAAAGGCCTCGAAATTGGACTTAGAAGCGCCCACTGACCATCAAATTTGGCATACACTAGCAGAACAGTAAAAAATGCAAAATTAACATTCCGAATCTGCATAGAATAAAAAATCAAAGCAGACATACTTCCAAGTTGACAAGTAATACTAGCGCAGTTTtagcaaatgaaaaagaaaaaaatgaaacaaccTGCAATAATTTATTCGGGAGGGAATATGTGCTGAGTAGCATGTACAATATGAGGAAATGATTCCCTAAGCTAAGCATAGTACAATAGCAATAAAAACgcataaaaataaaagaagaaacaatGAATGCCTAATGCAAGCTTCATTCTAGAAAGAATGAAGCTGATATTGGTAAGGCATGCTGCCTTAACGCTAACATGTACAATGCCAGAAAATCTGCGAggccctccccccaccccccgccttgaagaacacacaaaaagaacCTTTTTGAACATCTGAAGTCATTTGAATTCGAGAAATTCACCTTCTACAAATCTGGGACCGGCAAATCAGCTCGTGTAAAGAAATTCTCGTTAGGCATAATGAACCGTATTTGAGAAATGTCGAACCCTTATCCTTTTGCCTTTCTTCCACGCTAATTTTGATAATGTATCCGAAGCGTATTATAGAAATGTAGAACATTTATTCTGTTACTTACCATCCATGCAAATTGCGGTAACATAGAAGTCGACATATTAAATAGATGTGAAACAATTATTCTGTTGTTTTCAAGACAACTCCCCAGCGGGTACAAGGCAGGAATATTTGCTAATAGcgatacatcttttttttttctttcactcgtGCAGGTACGTCCTCAGCAGGCATGAATCTACTGGCAATCGGCATTCTAAGCAAGTCATCTATGCAAGACACCTTCCTGACGGTAAAAATAATCCTCTATGGCCGCCAAGACCGGACAGACAAAATGTACTTTGTTGAACCGGAATATATTTGGCTTATTACTTTTTGCATACTTAGGCACACAAGGTTAGAGAATGTTATTATTGGATTCTTCTTGGTCATCTATTGGTGCACGTTAACATAGTAATGAAAAATAGTAAAGACTAACGTATGTATCGAAGAGCAAAGCGTATTTCAATGGCAAAATGAAAGCTTTTCTAAACAAAAGTTCCGCTAGTAGAAGTTGAGTGCTTACTGAACGGGTGCTACATGGAAGACACCATAGTGCAGGGCGTCTGAGTAATTCTGTACTACTGCTCTTGAAAATGCGTATCGTGCGTTACCGATTCCTCGAAACAAGAAGTGCTTGAATAGCAGAAACTATTTTGCCAGTTTTATTGGGTGTTGGGGAAAGCGTGGGTAGCGCCCAAATAAAACATGAAAAATAGTGGGATACAAATAATATCACTACCAAGGATCCTGTTGTGGAGTCGAGTTACATGAACGCCCGGCACGTTGGTGGCGTGCCAACCTCTCCGAGATTAAGTTAGTAAAGAATGCTGGATCATGAGCTTTGAACTAAAGGCTCAGTGCGCGATGTCTAAATCAGCAGTATCCTTGGCGAAGGCTTGCTCACTATGGAGCTCTGCTTATTGCCACGTGGTCGCTTTTTATTTCGCTGCCGCGGCAACACTATTCCAATGCGACTGAATGCAAACATTTTCGTATACCGTACTATTCGTGCATTTTAAACAGACACATGTGGTCAAATTAGTATAGGATTCTTCACTTCGGCATCTATCATAGCCAGCATATTGTTATCTTGTTGTTAAATCCCATGCTTCGATCAATCAATCTACATCAGAAGCAAATCAATATCAATTAGTGAGTGTGTAGACACGACGGCTGTTAACGCGAAATGGCTACGACAGTTCGTAAGAATGAAAAATAGCAAGAACAGAGGAGTTCTAGAGCGAGAGAAAGAATCGTGGTATAGACTGATAGGGGGAAAGGAAAACTGAAATATATTGAAAAGATAAAAAGTTAGTCTTGCCCGCTGTCACTCAGCGCTCAGCACCTCCTGTGGGATCCTTTAATTGTTCGTTTGGACGGAAGGAAACATAGGCTCAAAATTCGTATCGTACAGAGGATGATGAGATTCGCTGTGGTCTGCGGAATGGCGATGCCTACATGGACCAATCCTCAGTACAGTGTATCGCCAGCTTGTTCATAAAGAataaattgtttttatttttggtcAAAGGATGATAATGTCTGCTGATATGAAAATCATTCTGACAATAAAGAACCCTACAAAGATACGTAAATAGCCAACATAGAGGAAGAAAACACACCAACGAAACGGTACGATCTGTAACTCCTGCCTTTACATGGATAGTAAATCCAGTTATTCATATGGCGCAAAACAAGCATTTGAAGAATACACAAAAGCCTCAGAAATGGtactatatatataaaattttaCTTACATTAAAAACGGTTATGGAAGCTACTAGAGTGGACCAGTCCTTAATTTGTAGGTGATATGGGGCGGGCCAAGCTAAATTTGTGGATGGGGCAATTTAAAATTTGGATTCGGTCAACATAAATATGGGGTTGTGCCAGCGTGAAATTTCTCGTAGGTCAACAGGGCAAGAAAAGCACTTACGAGGCTAAACATAGGAAAAAGAAGTATGAGCCGAACCAAAGAATGCTACGCATTAGCAGGCAATTCTGTAAATTcctgtaatttcttttttttatcagcgTTGTTACCATCTCGTCTCCTCTCGTCGCATTGCGTGTTCACACGCTGCTTTCCTACTGCTCGCTTATCAAGTTACTCTTGTTCCTGCCATTTTTCCTCTGTCTCAAGCTGCGCAGCATGATGAAGAATTCAGAAAGCTTGCTCGTTGCGTTACGATGGAAAATCGGTCCCACCAGAACCGATGTAGTGCTTGGCCTGACACTCCAACCTTCTATTCTGACTCTGGTTTGGCTGTGGATTCTGCCTGTAGCTCCTAGCCTTTCCTCTAAGTTCCTCTCCATATGCCATGGCACTTACCGTGTGGGTACGCAAACCTCCACGCGAGCTAAGTCGTAGAACCTGTTTCCCTCTCTTGAACAGCATCGCGGCGGTTGTGAGACTGTCCACGTAGATCGACTCAAGCCCTAGCTACTAGAGTGGACCAGTCCTTAATTTGTAGGTGATATGGGGCGGGCCAAGCTAACTCTCGGTGTTGCCATAATGACTAGATTGCCCGGGGTGGCGTCTGTTTCTCCGGAGCACAAAAGTAGCGAAAAAGAAATTCCGGTCAGCCATGCGCATCAACAATTTTTCATAGGCGGATGGAGGTTGCGGCTCGCAACGTTAGACGGTCACAACGCGTCTTATGTCACCCGCCTTGCCTTATGCACTCAATGAACACCTTAAATATCAATTCCTATGGATaggtgggcttgttggtattgcATTAATCTATGGAAACATTGACCTCGTTAAAAGCCAATAAAAGAAGATTGGATGTGTTGTGTCCCTTTTTTCGCCTATCATCTTTTGCTGCGCTCTAAGTTTAGATACGTTAACATTATATAACATTCTAGTTCAGCGGGCGCGTAACTGGTGTCTTCCGTGTTCACGAGAACGTGGGCTGAGCGATTATGACCATTCACGCATGTGCGCTCCTATGAAGCTCCTTTTACAAAGCACTAATCATTTTTTCTCAGGTGACCTGCACAAATTCCAAGTTTTATACAACGACTGCGATACCTGCAAGGTATATGCAACTGAAAACTTTAAAAAAGGTAAGCTGTTCTCAATAACATGCATAGTACCCTCTGCTTTTCTATAGGCCAAAATTCCTATTGCTACTTGCTAGTTTTGGTAATGGGGAAAACATGCATAAGAATAGGAACCGCCGTCATCGTTCGCGATAACGAGCATGCACCTGACATGGAAGACAAAATATAGTTAAGAAACGTAGGGACGGTTTTCTGAGCTACATACCGTTGCCATCCCTTCGTCGATGCATAGTGTACGTTGCGAAAACGCACGACCATATTAAATGCAGGGGCAACGAGGGCATCCTGCGTAATCTTTCTTCACCGTCAAGGCAGCCAAGTTAACGGACTGTTTTTGCCACGTCAAAAATGTTGCATATCTGAAGCGAAATTCACTAAGCAAACTTACGCACGAAATGTGGAGTAAAAATATGTGACGCAAAAATCATATTCATAAAGCTAAAGGTTTTCTTAAGAAAGGAAGCTTGCGATGCCCGCAGCTACAAAGACGAGCGAACGTAGTGGGGAAAAACGCGCGTATGTAACGGCAGCCACGGGGATAACTTCAGTGCTTCTGCCAATAGTAAGCGTAAGTCGGTTCACAAGACATAAACAGCCGTCGCAGATTACGATTAAGAAGGAATTTCTACGATAGGGATGTAGCAGGCCTACGAACAGAATTATGTCTGTCTGCGGCGCTCGAACTGGCGCGAGTCAGCGTTGGAACGCTCTGTTACGGCAGATTGGCCACAGGCAACATTTGATAGCCGAGGATGGCGTCTGCTTATATCTCTGCGGAGCGCTCTGATTTTTCGTCTCAAAGTATATTGAACTGTTTCAGCGCATAACTGTATTGACCTTGAGCTGCTGTGGAAGGCAGCAGCCTTAATGCTGCGCGGCGAACATCTGCATAATGTCTGGTAGGCTGTGTTTCTGCATGCGTGCCGATAGCCTGAATTTTTATGCTGGTCATTATGCTCTATTGGGTGTTAGCAAACAGAAGTGTCCGTCCCTGACACTGGTCAAGTTTGGAACTGATCGGTTATGAGCACTTCTATCATATTTTTTAATAGTTTAAGCTTTTTCCTGCTCAAAGGGCCGCGAATAATTTTTTCCAGCGCTTTGAGGCTATTATCCTCCATGCGAAATTAAATAACGAGAAATCGTCTAAGCGCTTCTAATCATAAAAGTGCTGTTGTTGCAATATTAGTTTGTCATCTTCCATGCTTTTAGCCACAGCGTTCTATTTTATTGCGTATAGTTTCAATTCAGCACTACATAGAAGCGACCTAGTGTCCGTGCCTACGGTTTTTCCTATTCGGTGGCTTACAGTATGAAGCAACGTATGCGTGCGACGGATTGCAATACTCTCTATGATATAAAGCGGGAAATCGATATGAtgacatgaataaaaatggcaaatAATACCACCTACCACCTTTGATACCAAAATCAGGTGGACAGCTTGAACAACAGTGAACCTCTGATATAAGATTAACCTCACGAACGAAGCGGAGAACGGTCGCatgaatacacacacacacacacacgcacacacgcacacacacacgcacacacacacgcacgcgcacgcccacacacgcgcacacacacacacacgcgcacgcacacacacgcgcacgcacacacacgcacacacatttatttatatgtatataACCACACTGACGAGTGTCATTGGAGACACTTTGTTGTGGAAAAAAAGCACGCAGCATAACGCTCATACAGACGCTcttatttttttgtgtttctAAAAAGCTAATTAACGCAGTAAGTgaggctagttggtgttgatgcaggTTTTGTGACACGGTTACTAGCGCAAAcaagagaaacgaaaaaaaaaaaccagacaggacagagcgctagtaGCGCTCTGTCCGGTCCCACCCTTCTTCCGTTTGTCTTGTTCGTCCTAGTAACTATGGCACATCATTTTCAGGCTACCTGCCACGGGAAGACCAGACGACAAAGAAAAAGCGACAGCAGATGACAGCCATCGTCTTCATATGATAGGCTGTTGATGTTGATTCTAAACCCCACACTAACATCAGTCCTGGGCAAAACGACATCGCTCACGCCTGTCAATCGCTTCGTGCGATCTTCTTTCTACAGTTTCCTCCTCTCATTTAAGGAACAGTTAACAGGCGTTCATGAATTCAGCGTAAAAGCTTTCTTCCAGCCAGCGGCAGTCCTACGCTGATCTGCACCTGCTGCGCAGTAGTATGGACAACGTAAATGCATGACAACATGAAAGCCAACAACAGTGGCCTGGTATCGTGAAGTCTACAATGTGAAGCCTGTAACACGCTAATCGAGATCACTAAAACGCGATGTGCAAGCGAAATCAGCATTTAAGTTACTCAAATTGTGCTGTCTTGGGTGCTGTTCCGGCGGCGCATAGTTCAAGCAAATTATTTCAGTGTGTAGGGCGATGCTACGACATTTGTGTGTAATTAGCGGTGTAAATGCATACCGTATGAATTGTACTGAAGGACGGAATGAACTTCACACCAAGGCCGTGGTGCTTGCAGCATACGGCTCGCCACATAAGAATAATGTCACACATATTATACTTATCTAGAAAAGGGCcgggcaaggagacacaatctctccaatcaTATTCATTACATGCTtaaagaagcattcaagctattagagTGGGAACTGGGAAGAATCAAGGGGATGGTCAACGCTGAAGAGCTCAACAAGCTTCAACTTTccgatggcattgtcctgttcggCATTGCTGGGGAAACAATGCACAATTGATTGAGAACCTTATCCGAGGAAGTGTAAGAGCAGGTTGAAGAATGATTTGCAGAAGATaaaggcaatatttaataacttTTCAATCGAACAAGAATTTATGATCGACAGCCAGCCTCTAGAGGATGCACAAGACTAAACTTACCTAAGTGAATTACAGGGAACCC
Proteins encoded in this window:
- the LOC129382926 gene encoding uncharacterized protein, giving the protein MRSILAVASVTLFCVMAVDTTEVPVTNLPPELRLYQDSEKCAVVQEAWYMTYTSVDLFELHSNATCWRFTVVTALPNGATLSLLQYEPNGTSYVLSRHESTGNRHSKQVIYARHLPDGDLHKFQVLYNDCDTCKVYATENFKKEKGCMLYIAERVLEKENAHCHFIFDLLCGPSYKYRRSDASCLIAHRSRPSL